Part of the Triticum aestivum cultivar Chinese Spring chromosome 4D, IWGSC CS RefSeq v2.1, whole genome shotgun sequence genome is shown below.
GAAGCTagcggcacggggcggcggcgcaggagggAGAGGCGCAACGGCGGGGTGCGGCGGAggtggggagcggcggcggcagcgcgtggGAGGGGCACGGCGGCTGTGGTGGCGGCTTGACCCTAGGTTAGGACTTTGAGAAATAATACCATGTAGACGAATAATTTGGCAATACACATTATATTGATGGGGTGCTGGTGCATGTACCTCAAAAGAAGTGAGCACGTAATACATGCAACCCAATATAAGCCGAGCAGCGACCCCTGGCATGTGAAATACAGCGAAACGCGAGGCGCAGCGTGGCCGGGATCCCCTCGGCCTGCGCTTGTCAGCTGGAGATGAGTTTGTTTATGttgcgccacctcctcgccggtcTCGTGGGCGCCTCCGCACCCCATCACCGCCAGCAGCCAAACCAAACCAAATCCTGACACACCAAGAAGGCGCACGGCGCACGCAcgtccgtccatccatccatccatccatccacaaaGCCAGCCAAGCGAGCGGGCGGGCGGGGGAAAGGAAGGAAACTCAAGTAAATATCCCGAACAAAACCTGTTGCCATCGGTGGATGGCCTCCGTCTAATCGTCCTCCGTGTCGATTTGCTCCCCCCACACACGCGGAAGGAACAGAAAACCATACCCACCACCACCCCTACCGTGCCTCGCCGCGCCGCGCCAGTCAATCAACCATCCAGCCAGCCACCCAAGCCAACCAATCACCCCCATCCCCCCTCCATCTCGCGTGGATTAATGGAtctccgccccgccccgccctgctCTCTCGCTTGCTAGGAACCGTAGCTGCCGCCAGCCCAGCCCACCCCGCCCGATTCGGAGCCGCGCCGAGGGAGAGGGAGCGACATGGGGCTCCGCAGGAGAGGCCctctgctgctgctcctcctcctcggcctcgtgGTGGccacggccgcggcggcggcggacgacgccTCCGCCTCCGAGGGCGACGCCGATCCGCTCTACAGGTGAGAGATTTCCGCCCTTGTTTCCCCGTTGGCAGTTGGGGGCGGTTCCTGCACCTTGCGTCTGCCTTGCTCGGTCGCCTCTGATGCCGATTGCGTATTGTGGAACAGTCTCGACGACTGTTAGAGTCTCATCTTCTATCTACTAGCACTATCTTCTAGCACATGCTGTTGATTGCTTGATTGATTAACGTtgatactagtactagtactagtactgtggTTTCTGGGGAACTGCAACTAGTTTTGTAGTAATTAGAGCTGGGAATATTTGCCCGCActgtgtactactactactactccctcctgaccaaggaggaggggaaaacgagagaacttaatatttatttgctaattaatagcattgcatgcaatgaactaaccactgcatgtcgtgtttggtagtctcaagttatTAAAAGCATGCATatccacatctcttattggttgatatgtcaagaaacaagaaacgaggtagaagttaatgcaccgcacctaagtgttttgggattatttggttttcgtaagatgacttacacacctagacggagggaatactacttTCCTCCGTCCCGTTGAGGCAAGCTCCAGAGAGGACGATGAATCATCAGGGTCCGCGGATATATATATTTCAGCGATATATGTTTCCTTACTGTTGGCCATACGATCGACCATGTCGGTTCAGTGAGTCCGTGTTATGGTTCGCGTGATCCACGCGCAGCCATGGCAAGATCTCGTGTTAACATTGCCAGCATTGGATCTGAAAATCTGTGTATGAACGCTCCATTGGATGGTTGAATCCCTCCCTATTTCTCTGTGGTGGGCTTGCACTTGCAGCCATGCGATATTCAGATATCGAATTCAGCAATATTCAGAATTTCAATTTCAGGAACATTAGCAAGGACAAAGAAACTCGGGGGAAACTCTGTACCGTCTTTTCACCCACTACTGTATTTGGCTTTGTGAAGATGTGCTGATTTGTTCATACAGTTTGACCAGCAACCAACCAGCATGCTAGTTACTcatgttttccttttttttaccaGAGCTTGCTTCGAAGAATGTCAAAGGACTGGCACCCTGAAAGAGGATTCTATTAAACACTGTGTTGTGCCGACCGATGACCAGCCTGCTGACAAGGCATGGTACGCGCACGAGCCATTGTACCTGCAGTGGAAGGAGTGGAACTGCAACAGCGAATGCCGATACCATTGTATGATGGAAAGAGAGCAGGAAAGGGAAGAGCTTGGGCTAGGGCCCGTCAAGTATCATGGCAAATGGCCTCTCAAACGTGCTTCTGTATTTCAGGTACCTCTAGCTCCATGTTACTCTTTATGTCTTCATCAGTACCACAGTTAAAGAATTTTCTGTCTCATGTTCACTTACTTTTACTTGCTATTGCTTCATTTTTCAGGAACCTCTTTCTGCAGCTCTGTCTGCCCTGACTCTTCTCGTGCAATTTAACGGATGGCTATCGTTTTTCCTCTTGCTTTCTTACAAGCTGCCTCTTAGGCCAGAAACTCATGCCACATACTACGAATACACCGGGTTATGGCACATTAACGCGCTCTTGGCCTTGAATTCATGGTTCTGGTGTGCCATATATCACAGTTGGTAGGTTCAGTCTAGCAGTCTGCGTTTTCAGATAAGTTGTCTGTCGGCAGTTAATTAATCCAGCTTGGCCATCTCTATTACAGTGATACTGCTTGGACAGAAAAGCTGTACCTGTCATCAGCTGCTGCTTTTCTTGGCTACTCCCTCATCTTGGCCATACTGCGAACTTCGAATCTGAGGGATGAAgcttcaagagtgatggttgcagCTCCAATTCTGGCTTTTGTGACAACCCACATTTTGTACCTCAACTTCTATGAACTCGACAAAGGTATTCCAAATTCATGATAACTTGTTTTGCTTCTGCACGATCATAGAGAAAACTATATGCAGTTAAATTCTGAGACTGGTACTTCCTGGTGGTAGTGCTGGAAATTTAAAAGCTTGGTTGTCCTAACCTTCTAATTCTGCAGGCCTGAACATGAAGGTTTGCACTGTTATTAGCGTTGCTCAGCTCCTTCTGTGGACAGTGTGGGCTGCTATCACAAGGCATCCTTCACGCCTGAAGGTCGTCTTTGTTGCCATCGGCGGTGTCCTCTCACTATACCTGGAAGCCCATGATGTCCCTCCGCGATGGGGATATGTTGATGGACACGCAATCTGCCTCGCCATGGCTATCCCCCTGTCATACCTCTGGTGGAGCTTCGCCAAGGAAGACGCTGAGATGCGCACGGCGGCAATTATGAAGAAGAAACGATAACGGGCTTCGCCAGACCAAATACTTCCATCTTTGGTGGCGAATCTGTGAAAACTTGTCTCCACTCATCCAATGTAAAGATGAGTTTTTCATTGTAAATTTAGGAGATCTCGTATGTGAATTACTGTTTTTTCCATGCTACTTTTTGCCTCAGCTCAGGAGGTTTACATGGTTTGAAACTTGTGATAGCCCTTTGTATTTCTCTCATTTACAAGCCAATTGAGTGTGTGCTAGGTTTGTTTTCATCTCTTTTAGATGCACTTACTGGAAGCAGTTCTGATCTCTATGGATTCGATATCGTAACATGATCTTATGCTTTTGTTTTGATTGATTATaggatggtactccctccgttcacttttataagttgttttggatatttcaatatggactgcaTACAAGCACACTAAGGGCCTCTTTGACCCCTTGGGATTCTCTAATGCGGGAATAGAAAAAACACAGGAATAGAGTGTCATGTCCTTTTGTACCCTATGTGATTTGGAAGAATGTTTGATAACATAAGGAAatcaggaaaaacaaaggaatccaacaaagaggtttgagtggattaatttttt
Proteins encoded:
- the LOC123099044 gene encoding post-GPI attachment to proteins factor 3, with protein sequence MGLRRRGPLLLLLLLGLVVATAAAAADDASASEGDADPLYRACFEECQRTGTLKEDSIKHCVVPTDDQPADKAWYAHEPLYLQWKEWNCNSECRYHCMMEREQEREELGLGPVKYHGKWPLKRASVFQEPLSAALSALTLLVQFNGWLSFFLLLSYKLPLRPETHATYYEYTGLWHINALLALNSWFWCAIYHSCDTAWTEKLYLSSAAAFLGYSLILAILRTSNLRDEASRVMVAAPILAFVTTHILYLNFYELDKGLNMKVCTVISVAQLLLWTVWAAITRHPSRLKVVFVAIGGVLSLYLEAHDVPPRWGYVDGHAICLAMAIPLSYLWWSFAKEDAEMRTAAIMKKKR